From Fusarium oxysporum f. sp. lycopersici 4287 chromosome 10, whole genome shotgun sequence, the proteins below share one genomic window:
- a CDS encoding hypothetical protein (At least one base has a quality score < 10): MARCSQEGQVDYWRMITRSRFSRLLVFSPIARTMASAVDQLRAAGHTIKVIEAPPTMKAMKIAMRWFALDQVNLPFKIFQDGGESPIADLDAMDPGKFRDPGFVADLRENSENISISADIYVYREGWAKIWLEAGIDFCY; this comes from the coding sequence ATGGCACGATGCTCCCAGGAAGGACAAGTTGACTATTGGCGTATGATCACAAGATCCCGATTCTCCCGTCTTCTCGTCTTCTCGCCTATTGCGAGGACCATGGCCTCTGCGGTTGATCAGCTAAGAGCTGCAGGTCATACGATCAAAGTCATCGAGGCTCCGCCGACAATGAAGGCAATGAAGATCGCCATGCGCTGGTTCGCACTCGACCAAGTGAACCTACCGTTCAAGATTTTTCAGGACGGCGGCGAGAGCCCGATAGCGGACCTGGATGCTATGGATCCAGGCAAATTTAGAGACCCGGGCTTTGTCGCGGACTTGCGTGAGAATAGTGAgaatattagtattagtgCCGATATCTATGTCTATCGAGAGGGATGGGCCAAGATCTGGCTCGAGGCTGGTATCGACTTCTGTTATTGA
- a CDS encoding hypothetical protein (At least one base has a quality score < 10): MPSSRLQPIPYCPICRQLSLASMTLPCSDCGATFARDEHLRRHQRRHLDIRPYSCRDCNSAFTRKDTLNQHLLTHDPARMTRRSRRVAYVAKACTSCARSKQRCDGHSPCGRCSLKNLDCFYRPLQQKGQTSPRGVSPQSPSSSGRDSHLHDTLPLVQSQPSPLPLDLARNVHSRASKALSELPSLSTDVGNTSIEMHLDSGQETGPIGDFGQSTNLNGVFVNNCTFGAEGLDFQDWESLGIDLPWNSSVRSMLDNPLLELPHPMTFFFRSPSEVLGQADTYNISTSMDSEPMVHQLECETPTPSFTQSFANPSSQGQGGQTSPETTPHPSPRDDVDLEPWRAEDYGHVPYITNEAYQVMTSTFKQLNSDNAYCIPFTNKHLPSLQHMQIYMQVYFEEYHPVFPLLHKATFSPTKDDWLLSLAVSSIGCLFSKTLQSREVYPIMQEFLRRAIRIQLERSQTLAPSICVAQASVLNQIGMMYGGDLRFAECAHETMAQLATQCRKIASFSANLAKSSLAEHAVPQDWQGWIRAQLEIRLFYCAWLIDSQQVGFFAFSSTIPIDFLQFPMPVNERVWGISTTETWKHSLTEDSSSQQFNSPPGASGPLPLS; the protein is encoded by the exons ATGCCAAGCAGTAGACTCCAACCTATACCCTACTGTCCCATCTGTAGACAGTTGTCGCTCGCTTCAATGACTCTCCCATGCAGTGACTGCGGTGCCACTTTTGCTAGAGACGAGCATCTTCGACGTCATCAACGACGACACCTAGACATTCGCCCTTATAGTTGTCGAGATTGCAACAGCGCCTTTACGCGAAA GGATACTCTGAATCAGCATTTACTTACCCATGATCCTGCCAGGATGACTCGTAGGTCTCGCAGGGTAGCCTATGTAGCCAAGGCTTGTACTTCCTGCGCCCGATCTAAACAACGTTGCGACGGTCATTCGCCCTGCGGAAGGTGTTCTCTCAAGAATCTCGATTGCTTCTATCGGCCTTTACAACAGAAAGGGCAGACCTCACCCCGTGGCGTCAGCCCTCAGTCTCCTTCCTCCAGCGGGAGGGACAGTCATTTGCATGACACTTTACCTCTAGTTCAGAGCCAGCCAAGTCCTTTGCCACTTGATTTAGCAAGAAATGTTCACAGCCGCGCATCAAAAGCTTTGAGTGAACTTCCTTCTCTATCAACAGACGTCGGCAATACTTCTATAGAGATGCACTTGGATTCCGGCCAAGAAACGGGTCCTATTGGCGATTTTGGGCAGTCAACTAATCTTAATGGAGTCTTCGTCAACAATTGTACCTTTGGGGCCGAAGGATTAGACTTCCAAGATTGGGAGTCACTTGGTATAGATCTTCCCTGGAACAGTTCCGTGCGCTCCATGCTCGACAATCCATTATTGGAACTACCGCACCCCATGACATTCTTTTTCCGGAGCCCAAGCGAAGTGCTCGGCCAAGCAGatacctataatatatcGACTTCTATGGATAGTGAGCCCATGGTCCATCAACTTGAATGCGAAACCCCAACCCCGAGCTTTACTCAGTCCTTCGCCAACCCAagttctcaaggccaaggcggCCAGACATCGCCTGAAACCACTCCGCACCCCTCTCCCAGAGATGATGTCGACCTTGAGCCATGGAGGGCAGAAGACTACGGGCATGTACCCTATATAACCAACGAAGCTTACCAAGTCATGACTTCCACTTTCAAACAACTCAATAGCGATAATGCATATTGTATACCATTCACGAACAAGCATTTACCATCTCTACAGCACATGCAGATCTATATGCAAGTTTACTTTGAAGAGTATCACCCCGTTTTCCCTCTACTCCATAAGGCAACATTCTCACCTACTAAAGACGACTGGCTACTGAGCCTCGCTGTTTCATCGATCGGGTGCCTGTTTTCGAAAACCTTGCAGTCAAGAGAAGTCTACCCCATCATGCAGGAATTTCTACGCCGAGCTATTCGCATACAG CTGGAACGAAGTCAGACTTTAGCACCCAGTATCTGTGTTGCTCAGGCTTCCGTCCTGAACCAGATTGGCATGATGTACGGTGGGGATCTAAGATTTGCAGAATGCGCCCATGAGACAATGGCACAGCTTGCAACCCAATGCCGCAAGATAGCTTCATTCTCAGCCAACTTAGCCAAGTCGTCACTGGCTGAACATGCGGTACCTCAAGACTGGCAAGGATGGATCAGGGCGCAATTAGAGATTCGTTTGTTTTACTGCGCTTGG CTTATAGATAGCCAGCAAGTTGGCTTCTTCGCTTTCTCATCCACAATTCCAATCGACTTTCTTCAGTTTCCCATGCCAGTCAATGAACGTGTCTGGGGCATTTCTACTACCGAGACGTGGAAGCATAGTCTCACAGAGG attcatcttctcaacaattTAACTCTCCGCCAGGTGCTTCTGGGCCTTTACCGTTATCGTGA
- a CDS encoding hypothetical protein (At least one base has a quality score < 10), with product MSGSVLVLGAGELGTSILKELAKHPLRGNTTLSVLLRPSSINSTVAEKKKQIERLQTLGITPQPGDVESPTSELAAVFRNYDTIISCNGMGRPSGTQTKLADAVIEAGVKQYFPWQFGMDYDDIGTGSDQDRFDEQIDVRKKLRAQDKTEWIIVSTGLFMSFLFLPDFGVIDLEQKVTRGLGSWDTKITVTVPRDIGRVTADIVFDPRGIKNEVVHIAGDTLSYKEIADQVDDRFGEGIFKRELWDMETLKKQLAEGQPVAKYKATFAAGRGVAWDKEKTLNVARGIQMTGLRKYLKDVNLP from the coding sequence ATGAGCGGTAGCGTGCTTGTACTGGGAGCTGGTGAGCTCGGTACTTCCATCTTAAAGGAATTGGCAAAGCATCCTTTGAGGGGCAACACAACGCTGTCTGTGTTACTGCGCCCATCATCCATCAATTCAACAGTGGcggaaaagaaaaagcagaTCGAGCGATTGCAAACGCTCGGTATCACGCCACAGCCCGGTGACGTCGAGTCTCCCACGTCGGAGCTCGCTGCTGTCTTCCGCAACTATGACACCATCATCTCTTGTAATGGCATGGGTCGACCATCCGGGACCCAAACCAAACTAGCAGATGCTGTGATTGAAGCAGGTGTAAAGCAATACTTCCCGTGGCAATTCGGGATGGACTACGATGACATTGGAACGGGAAGCGATCAGGACCGATTTGACGAGCAGATTGATGTGCGGAAGAAGCTTAGGGCGCAGGACAAGACGGAATGGATCATCGTTTCGACAGGACTCTTCATGAGTTTCTTATTCTTACCGGACTTTGGGGTTATCGACCTCGAACAGAAGGTCACTCGCGGCCTAGGCAGCTGGGACACCAAGATTACCGTCACCGTGCCACGAGATATTGGCAGGGTAACGGCAGATATAGTGTTCGACCCACGAGGAATAAAAAATGAGGTCGTTCATATTGCTGGTGATACTCTATCATACAAGGAGATCGCTGATCAGGTAGACGATCGGTTCGGAGAGGGCATATTTAAAAGGGAGCTCTGGGATATGGAgacgttgaagaagcagcttgCAGAGGGCCAGCCTGTGGCGAAATACAAGGCTACTTTTGCAGCTGGTAGGGGCGTTGCTTGGGACAAGGAGAAGACGCTGAATGTGGCGAGAGGGATTCAGATGACTGGGCTAAGAAAATATCTCAAGGATGTAAACTTGCCATAG